One stretch of Arachis duranensis cultivar V14167 chromosome 1, aradu.V14167.gnm2.J7QH, whole genome shotgun sequence DNA includes these proteins:
- the LOC107478883 gene encoding chaperone protein dnaJ 11, chloroplastic gives MLSSSFSSLRHVRSRPTLAAGATTSPTSENQQSSSLSLHATASFYEILGIPASASILEIKTAYRRLARVCHPDAATVTGGRNVSSDEFMKIHAAYSTLSDPEKRSSYDRSLHQRRRIPLTATTPESRFPGYGGRRWETDQCW, from the coding sequence ATGCTATCCTCATCTTTCTCTTCGCTGCGCCACGTCAGATCCCGGCCAACACTCGCTGCCGGAGCCACCACTTCTCCGACGTCGGAGAATCAACAATCATCGAGTCTTTCTCTCCACGCAACAGCGTCGTTTTACGAGATCCTCGGGATCCCCGCCTCCGCGTCGATCCTCGAGATCAAGACTGCGTACCGCCGACTAGCCAGGGTTTGCCATCCCGACGCCGCCACTGTGACTGGCGGTCGGAACGTATCGTCGGACGAGTTCATGAAGATCCATGCTGCTTACTCTACGTTATCGGATCCTGAGAAGCGCTCCAGCTATGATAGGAGCTTGCATCAGCGACGGCGGATTCCACTGACCGCGACGACGCCGGAGTCAAGGTTTCCCGGTTACGGTGGGCGAAGATGGGAAACGGATCAGTGCTGGTAG
- the LOC127747529 gene encoding uncharacterized protein LOC127747529 codes for MAENGAQSFNQAELLAQMAELQAEVHRLAKISTQNNTGKHEESSSKNAALGNSDPLSITPPKEKLTLDNPFSEEITNFKMPKNFILPNSLEPYKGIGDPRSHVKKFQSMMFFNGPNNEPILCRSFPTYLNGAALLWFSKFSAGSISCFENLARSFIDYFAAFRIYVHGSDYLGTIKQGQHESLKDYLIRFADATMEIPDLDPNIHLHALKAGLRPGKFRETIAITKPKILEKFRERVAGQIEIEELREAQKTDKQPTRKEDEKTFRPPSRKDQKKPFKLTPKFDTYIRFNTKRENIIKEILNAKIVKPPARAGSYQDQQFVDRSKHCAFHQKYGHTTDECVIAKDLLERLARQGLLEKYVEGRKSRKTKKESEERSTERKKGKWTTTDPPRGIINCISGGYAGGGETSSAQKRSYRAMLAIERTNLTTKHKMTKPEITFCQDDLTGPNLDDLVVISI; via the coding sequence ATGGCTGAAAATGGAGCTCAATCCTTCAACCAAGCCGAGCTGCTAGCCCAGATGGCCGAACTCCAGGCGGAAGTCCATAGGCTAGCCAAGATCTCCACACAGAATAACACAGGCAAACATGAGGAGAGTAGCTCCAAGAACGCGGCCTTGGGAAACTCAGACCCCTTAAGCATCACCCCACCAAAGGAGAAGTTGACGCTAGACAACCCCTTCTCTGAAGAAATCACGAACTTCAAGATGCCTAAGAATTTCATTCTGCCTAACTCCCTGGAACCTTACAAGGGGATTGGTGACCCCCGATCTCACGTTAAAAAATTCCAATCCATGATGTTCTTTAACGGCCCTAATAATGAACCTATATTATGTCGTTCTTTTCCTACTTACCTTAATGGTGCTGctttattgtggttttctaaatTTTCTGCAGGATCAATTTCATGTTTCGAGAATTTGGCGAGGTCTTTTATTGACTACTTCGCCGCCTTCAGGATCTATGTCCACGGCTCAGATTACCTCGGGACAATCAAACAGGGACAACATGAGAGCTTGAAGGATTACTTAATCCGGTTCGCTGATGCTACCATGGAGATTCCGGACTTGGACCCTAACATCCACCTACACGCACTCAAGGCCGGACTCAGGCCTGGGAAGTTTAGAGAAACAATAGCAATAACCAAACCCAAAATATTGGAAAAATTCCGAGAAAGAGTTGCAGGCCAAATAGAGATTGAGGAATTGCGAGAAGCACAAAAGACGGACAAACAGCCGACCAGAAAGGAGGACGAAAAGACATTCAGACCACCGAGCAGGAAAGATCAGAAGAAACCCTTCAAGCTCACTCCAAAGTTCGATACCTACATCAGATTCAACACAAAAAGGGAGAATATAATCAAGGAGATCCTCAACGCCAAAATAGTCAAACCTCCCGCCAGAGCTGGAAGCTATCAAGATCAACAGTTTGTAGATAGAAGCAAGCATTGTGCCTTCCATCAGAAGTATGGACATACAACGGACGAATGTGTGATAGCCAAGGACCTATTAGAAAGATTAGCTCGGCAGGGCCTCTTAGAAAAATATGTCGAAGGTCGAAAAAGCAGAAAAACCAAGAAAGAGTCAGAGGAGCGGTCAacagagagaaaaaaaggaaaatggacAACAACAGATCCTCCCAGGGgaatcataaactgcatatcaGGAGGATATGCAGGAGGAGGCGAAACAAGCTCGGCCCAAAAGAGGAGCTACCGAGCAATGCTGGCAATCGAAAGAACAAATCTTACAACAAAGCACAAGATGACAAAGCCAGAGATAACCTTCTGCCAGGACGACCTAACAGGCCCAAACCTTGATGACCTAGTCGTGATCTCCATCTAG
- the LOC127745679 gene encoding uncharacterized protein LOC127745679, translated as MGVVVIDGTTVRDFVNDDAHFNKSVDEQFTALDTNNDGVLSRSELRTAFESMRLIETHFGIDVATSPEELKKLYDSIFERFDGDGSGDVDKNEFRSEMKKIMLAIADGLGSFPIQMVLEDDDNSLLQKAADLEASKTATA; from the coding sequence ATGGGAGTGGTGGTTATTGACGGCACGACCGTTAGGGATTTCGTTAACGACGACGCACACTTCAACAAGAGCGTTGATGAACAATTCACGGCGCTTGATACCAACAACGACGGCGTTTTGTCACGCTCCGAGCTCCGCACCGCCTTCGAGTCCATGAGGCTCATCGAGACGCACTTCGGCATCGACGTTGCTACTTCGCCGGAGGAACTCAAGAAACTCTACGATTCCATCTTCGAGAGGTTCGATGGTGATGGAAGCGGCGACGTCGACAAGAACGAATTCCGATCCGAGATGAAGAAGATCATGCTCGCAATCGCTGACGGTTTGGGATCTTTTCCGATCCAGATGGTTCTCGAAGATGATGACAACAGCTTGCTCCAGAAAGCTGCAGATCTCGAAGCTTCTAAGACCGCCACTGCTTGA